TAGTGCGGGGATAAGTGCAGGGATAAATTTTGGAAAGTGGGGTGGAGCATTAGGAGATGTATTAGAATGGGGAATAGAAGGAGCAATATATGGTGGCGTAAGTTCATTAATGTGTGGTGGAGATTTCTGGGCAAGTGCAAGAGAAGGTGCATACTTGGGTATTGGTTCTGGAATAGCAAATGCTTTATTACCTATTTTAGGTGTAGTACCTACGGCAGAGGAAGAGACTATTGAAGCAGACCCAGTTGATCCAACAGATTTTTTGGGAGCTGGAAAGATAGTTGTTGGTGGAATAAAGACAGTACTCGTTGGTGGGGGTAAGGTAATAGGCAAAATTGGGGCAAAGGCTATAGGAAAAAATGTAGATGTAGATAACATCGGTAATGTTGCTAAAAAAGTAGAAAAGTATTTAGGAAAAGATTATAAAGTTATTACCAATCAGAAGGGTGATAAGATACTTCTCTCAAAGGATGGAACAAGAAGAATTAGATT
This genomic interval from bacterium contains the following:
- a CDS encoding RHS repeat-associated core domain-containing protein, translated to RYYDPALGRFITPDPIQNPADNLYVYCANNPLTHIDPNGEFWQFIWTVWKFYTAAKTLYNVYEAYQYGGWGAALMSAGSSWMLNQFSAGISAGINFGKWGGALGDVLEWGIEGAIYGGVSSLMCGGDFWASAREGAYLGIGSGIANALLPILGVVPTAEEETIEADPVDPTDFLGAGKIVVGGIKTVLVGGGKVIGKIGAKAIGKNVDVDNIGNVAKKVEKYLGKDYKVITNQKGDKILLSKDGTRRIRFDMKNTHGDRPHVHIEEKIGRHWRDATDKHRIYPKE